From the genome of Populus alba chromosome 10, ASM523922v2, whole genome shotgun sequence, one region includes:
- the LOC118059986 gene encoding uncharacterized protein isoform X2, with amino-acid sequence MAAATSTTALPYLDKVDFMKLQNGSDIRGVAVPGVEGEPVTLTEPVTEAIATAFSAWLSEKKKVDASKPLKVSVGHDSRISAQVLQDAVTRGIASAGLNVVQYGLASTPAMFNSTLTEDEAFLCPVDGAIMITASHLPYNRNGFKFFTNAGGLGKADIKNILERAVDIYNSFTDEGLMKSKRKASESLKRVDYMTVYTSDLVKAVRKAAGNIEKPLAGFHIVVDAGNGAGGFFAEKVLQPLGAITSGSQFLEPDGMFPNHIPNPEDKTAMKAITQAVLENKADLGIIFDTDVDRSAVVDSTAREFNRNRLIALMSAIVLEEHPGTTIVTDSVTSDGLTTFIENKLGGKHHRFKRGYKNVIDEAVRLNSVGEESHLAIETSGHGALKENHWLDDGAYLMVKVLNKLASARASGIAGGSKVLTDLVEGLQEPGVAVELRLKIDQNHPDLKGGSFREYGEAVLKLLENHVESDPKLQKAPVNYEGVRVSGFGGWFLLRLSLHDPVLPLNIEASSHEDAVKLGLAVASAVKKFPALDTSAVDKFLRTP; translated from the exons ATGGCAG CTGCTACATCTACGACCGCGTTGCCATATCTCGATAAGGTTGATTTTATGAAGCTTCAAAATGGCAG TGATATTCGAGGTGTGGCTGTTCCTGGGGTCGAGGGAGAACCTGTTACCCTCACTGAACCAGTTACGGAAGCAATAGCAACAGCCTTTTCTGCCTGGTTAtcggaaaagaaaaaagttgatgCATCCAAACCTCTGAAGGTGTCTGTAGGTCACGATTCCCGCATATCTGCACAGGTGTTGCAG GATGCGGTTACTCGAGGTATTGCCAGTGCAGGCCTGAATGTTGTTCAATATGG ATTGGCATCCACCCCTGCAATGTTTAATAGCACACTAACCGAAGATGAGGCATTTTTATGTCCAGTTGATGGGGCTATAATGATAACAG CTAGTCATCTTCCTTACAACAGGAACGGGTTCAAATTCTTCACAAATGCTGGAGGGCTTGGGAAGGCTgacattaaaaacattttagagcgtgCTGTGGACATATATAATAGTTTTACAGATGAAGGTTTAATGAAATCAAAAAGGAAAGCTTCTGAATCCTTAAAAAGAGTTGATTACATGACTGTGTATACATCTGATCTTGTGAAGGCAGTACGCAAAGCTGCAGGAAATATAG AGAAGCCACTGGCGGGATTCCATATTGTTGTTGATGCGGGAAATGGAGCAGGAGGATTTTTTGCT gaaaaagtTCTTCAGCCTCTGGGAGCTATCACTTCTGGCAGCCAGTTCTTGGAACCAGATG GTATGTTTCCAAATCATATCCCTAATCCAGAGGACAAGACTGCAATGAAAGCTATCACCCAGGCAGTCCTTGAGAACAAGGCTGATTTGGGGATCATATTTGATACTGATGTTGACAG ATCTGCTGTTGTGGATTCCACTGCTCGTGAGTTCAACCGGAATCGGCTGATTGCCTTGATGTCTGCCATTGTTCTAGAGGAA CATCCAGGAACAACTATTGTTACAGACAGTGTGACTTCCGATGGCCTTACtacatttattgaaaataaacttG GGGGAAAGCACCATCGATTCAAAAGAGGCTATAAAAATGTCATCGATGAGGCTGTTCGTTTG AACTCTGTTGGTGAGGAATCACATCTGGCTATTGAAACCAGTGGCCATGGAGCTCTCAAGGAAAACCACTGGCTTGATGATGGAGCATACCTCATG GTTAAAGTTCTAAATAAACTGGCTTCAGCCAGAGCTTCTGGTATTGCTGGAGGCAGCAAAGTTTTGACTGATCTGGTAGAGGGTCTCCAGGAACCAGGAGTTGCTGTGGAATTGAGACTGAAAATCGATCAGAATCATCCAGATCTTAAAGGAGG ATCTTTCCGAGAATATGGAGAGGCAGTGCTGAAACTTTTGGAGAACCATGTAGAGTCAGATCCAAAGCTTCAGAAAGCTCCTGTTAATTATGAAGGG GTTCGAGTTTCTGGTTTTGGTGGGTGGTTCCTTCTTAGACTCTCACTTCATGATCCTGTTCTTCCCCTTAACATTGAG GCATCTAGCCATGAAGATGCGGTGAAGCTTGGACTTGCTGTGGCTTCTGCTGTCAAGAAGTTCCCTGCTTTGGATACTTCTGCAGTGGATAAATTTCTCCGAACACCATAA
- the LOC118059985 gene encoding mRNA-decapping enzyme subunit 2 — MSGLNRSSSVPFKNGCLPPQELLDDLCSRLVLNVPKEDQQSFERILFLVESAYWFYEDNSVEKNPSLKSFTLKEFTSLMFNSCDVLRPYVAHIDDIFKDFTSYKVKVPVTGAIILDETFERCLLVKGWKGTSWSFPRGKKNKDEEDQACAIREVLEETGFDVSNLLNKDDYIEEMFGQQRVRLYIIAGVKDDTAFAPLTKKEISEIAWQRLDELQPASDKVISRSITGLKLYMVAPFLASLKSWILSHQPPAAPRPDMPLKATCVWKAKNTSLGSGTVITESHLTKPVFDAHPPDMGPGKSFRNFRFDTAAILQAMESGFSA; from the exons ATGTCCGGCCTGAATCGATCAAGTAGCGTTCCGTTTAAGAACGGCTGTCTTCCTCCACAAGAACTCCTCGACGATCTCTGCAGTAGGCTTGTTCTAAATGTTCCAAAAGAAGACCAGCAATCGTTCGAGAGAATTCTATTTCTGGTCGAGTCCGCGTATTGGTTCTATGAAGATAATTCTGTCGAGAAAAATCCCTCATTAAAGTCCTTCACTTTGAAGGAATTCACTTCTTTga TGTTTAACAGTTGTGATGTTTTAAGACCGTATGTTGCtcatattgatgatatttttaaggattttacTTCTTACAAAGTTAAAGTTCCGGTGACCGGTGCGATTATTTTGGACGAGACTTTTGAACGG TGCTTGCTAGTGAAGGGATGGAAAGGGACGAGCTGGAGTTTCCCAAggggaaaaaagaacaaagatgaGGAAGACCAAGCTTGTGCTATCCGAGAA GTGCTGGAGGAAACTGGCTTTGATGTTTCAAATCTTCTTAACAAAGATGACTACATTGAAGAGATGTTTGGACAGCAGAGGGTTCGGCTTTACATAATTGCTGGTGTGAAGGATGACACTGCCTTTGCACCTCTTACAAAAAAGGAGATCAGT GAAATTGCATGGCAGCGGCTTGATGAACTTCAGCCAGCAAGTGACAAAGTAATATCTCGCAGCATCACTGGCCTCAAGCTTTACATGGTTGCTCCGTTTTTAGC GTCTTTGAAATCGTGGATTTTGTCACACCAGCCCCCTGCAGCCCCAAGACCTGATATGCCTCTCAAAG CTACGTGTGTGTGGAAAGCGAAGAACACTTCTCTAGGGAGCGGCACAGTGATAACAGAGAGCCATTTAACTAAGCCTGTATTTGATGCTCATCCTCCTGACATGGGCCCTGGCAAGAGCTTCagaaattttagatttgatacTGCTGCAATCTTGCAAGCGATGGAATCTGGGTTTTCTGCTTAA
- the LOC118059987 gene encoding GCN5-related N-acetyltransferase 4, chloroplastic isoform X1, giving the protein MRSIQLGFPVSPTSINNNLLNFNFKKQSFFPPSTRVSHHQYSLPTTGLCSRASQVVELFPTVSPGIVVREARLEDSWEVAETHCSSFFPDYSFPLHFVLRVDRLVAMLSGFTIPNGCRRTCLVAVIGSTGDQTFYIGSEDFKFGGSDGNFSLNRGYIAGILTVDTVADFLPRKGPLRQRRTGIAYISNVAVRERFRQKGIGKRLVAKAEAQARNWGCRSIALHCDSNNPGATKLYKGQGFKRIKVPEGANWPHPKTAPDIKFNFMMKLLNTPITT; this is encoded by the exons ATGCGGTCCATACAGCTGGGATTCCCAGTATCTCCCACATCTATAAACAACAACCttcttaatttcaatttcaagaaacaatctttttttcctCCTTCTACAAGGGTTTCTCATCATCAATACTCTCTCCCCACAACAG GACTATGCAGCAGAGCGAGTCAAGTGGTTGAATTGTTCCCTACTGTATCTCCAGGGATAGTTGTAAGGGAAGCAAGATTAGAAGATAGCTGGGAAGTGGCTGAGACTCACTGCAGTTCCTTCTTTCCTGATTATTCCTTCCCTCTACATTTTGTGCTAAGGGTTGACAGGCTGGTAGCAATGCTATCAGGATTCACTATACCAAATGGCTGCAGAAGAACTTGTCTGGTTGCTGTCATTGGTAGCACAGGTGATCAAACTTTCTATATTGGAAGTGAGGATTTCAAATTTGGAGGTTCTGATGGGAATTTCAGTCTTAATCGAGGCTATATTGCTGGGATATTGACCGTGGACACTGTTGCTGATTTTCTCCCAAGGAAAGGCCCACTCAGGCAGAGAAG GACTGGAATTGCATATATATCGAATGTTGCTGTCCGGGAGAGATTTCGCCAGAAGGGGATAGGTAAAAGGCTCGTAGCAAAGGCAGAGGCTCAAGCTAGGAACTGGGGCTGCCGTTCCATTGCTTTGCACTGTGATTCGAATAATCCTGGAGCCACCAAACTGTACAAGGGGCAGGGTTTCAAAAGAATCAAGGTACCAGAAGGTGCAAACTGGCCGCACCCCAAGACCGCTCCAGATATCAAATTCAACTTCATGATGAAGCTTCTAAACACCCCAATCACAACATAG
- the LOC118059986 gene encoding uncharacterized protein isoform X1, translating into MAAIVVNVIVAKNRQLGTNEYYSHQSGRDCCFAAAAPYNHYRNLLPFHGGKNLLAWRSGISSMHLPKYQTAFVKRPPIYHCNAATSTTALPYLDKVDFMKLQNGSDIRGVAVPGVEGEPVTLTEPVTEAIATAFSAWLSEKKKVDASKPLKVSVGHDSRISAQVLQDAVTRGIASAGLNVVQYGLASTPAMFNSTLTEDEAFLCPVDGAIMITASHLPYNRNGFKFFTNAGGLGKADIKNILERAVDIYNSFTDEGLMKSKRKASESLKRVDYMTVYTSDLVKAVRKAAGNIEKPLAGFHIVVDAGNGAGGFFAEKVLQPLGAITSGSQFLEPDGMFPNHIPNPEDKTAMKAITQAVLENKADLGIIFDTDVDRSAVVDSTAREFNRNRLIALMSAIVLEEHPGTTIVTDSVTSDGLTTFIENKLGGKHHRFKRGYKNVIDEAVRLNSVGEESHLAIETSGHGALKENHWLDDGAYLMVKVLNKLASARASGIAGGSKVLTDLVEGLQEPGVAVELRLKIDQNHPDLKGGSFREYGEAVLKLLENHVESDPKLQKAPVNYEGVRVSGFGGWFLLRLSLHDPVLPLNIEASSHEDAVKLGLAVASAVKKFPALDTSAVDKFLRTP; encoded by the exons ATGGCAG CGATTGTTGTAAATGTAATTGTAGCAAAGAATAGGCAGTTGGGGACCAATGAATACTACTCCCACCAAAGTGGTAGGGACTGTTGTTTCGCGGCGGCGGCCCCTTATAACCACTACCGCAACTTGCTTCCCTTTCATGGAGGGAAGAATTTATTGGCATGGAGGAGTGGCATATCTTCCATGCATTTACCAAAATACCAGACTGCTTTTGTTAAACGACCACCTATTTACCACTGCAATG CTGCTACATCTACGACCGCGTTGCCATATCTCGATAAGGTTGATTTTATGAAGCTTCAAAATGGCAG TGATATTCGAGGTGTGGCTGTTCCTGGGGTCGAGGGAGAACCTGTTACCCTCACTGAACCAGTTACGGAAGCAATAGCAACAGCCTTTTCTGCCTGGTTAtcggaaaagaaaaaagttgatgCATCCAAACCTCTGAAGGTGTCTGTAGGTCACGATTCCCGCATATCTGCACAGGTGTTGCAG GATGCGGTTACTCGAGGTATTGCCAGTGCAGGCCTGAATGTTGTTCAATATGG ATTGGCATCCACCCCTGCAATGTTTAATAGCACACTAACCGAAGATGAGGCATTTTTATGTCCAGTTGATGGGGCTATAATGATAACAG CTAGTCATCTTCCTTACAACAGGAACGGGTTCAAATTCTTCACAAATGCTGGAGGGCTTGGGAAGGCTgacattaaaaacattttagagcgtgCTGTGGACATATATAATAGTTTTACAGATGAAGGTTTAATGAAATCAAAAAGGAAAGCTTCTGAATCCTTAAAAAGAGTTGATTACATGACTGTGTATACATCTGATCTTGTGAAGGCAGTACGCAAAGCTGCAGGAAATATAG AGAAGCCACTGGCGGGATTCCATATTGTTGTTGATGCGGGAAATGGAGCAGGAGGATTTTTTGCT gaaaaagtTCTTCAGCCTCTGGGAGCTATCACTTCTGGCAGCCAGTTCTTGGAACCAGATG GTATGTTTCCAAATCATATCCCTAATCCAGAGGACAAGACTGCAATGAAAGCTATCACCCAGGCAGTCCTTGAGAACAAGGCTGATTTGGGGATCATATTTGATACTGATGTTGACAG ATCTGCTGTTGTGGATTCCACTGCTCGTGAGTTCAACCGGAATCGGCTGATTGCCTTGATGTCTGCCATTGTTCTAGAGGAA CATCCAGGAACAACTATTGTTACAGACAGTGTGACTTCCGATGGCCTTACtacatttattgaaaataaacttG GGGGAAAGCACCATCGATTCAAAAGAGGCTATAAAAATGTCATCGATGAGGCTGTTCGTTTG AACTCTGTTGGTGAGGAATCACATCTGGCTATTGAAACCAGTGGCCATGGAGCTCTCAAGGAAAACCACTGGCTTGATGATGGAGCATACCTCATG GTTAAAGTTCTAAATAAACTGGCTTCAGCCAGAGCTTCTGGTATTGCTGGAGGCAGCAAAGTTTTGACTGATCTGGTAGAGGGTCTCCAGGAACCAGGAGTTGCTGTGGAATTGAGACTGAAAATCGATCAGAATCATCCAGATCTTAAAGGAGG ATCTTTCCGAGAATATGGAGAGGCAGTGCTGAAACTTTTGGAGAACCATGTAGAGTCAGATCCAAAGCTTCAGAAAGCTCCTGTTAATTATGAAGGG GTTCGAGTTTCTGGTTTTGGTGGGTGGTTCCTTCTTAGACTCTCACTTCATGATCCTGTTCTTCCCCTTAACATTGAG GCATCTAGCCATGAAGATGCGGTGAAGCTTGGACTTGCTGTGGCTTCTGCTGTCAAGAAGTTCCCTGCTTTGGATACTTCTGCAGTGGATAAATTTCTCCGAACACCATAA
- the LOC118059987 gene encoding GCN5-related N-acetyltransferase 4, chloroplastic isoform X2 codes for MRSIQLGFPVSPTSINNNLLNFNFKKQSFFPPSTRVSHHQYSLPTTGLCSRASQVVELFPTVSPGIVVREARLEDSWEVAETHCSSFFPDYSFPLHFVLRVDRLVAMLSGFTIPNGCRRTCLVAVIGSTGDQTFYIGSEDFKFGGSDGNFSLNRGYIAGILTVDTVADFLPRKGPLRQRSYQRELTTEKLLFINLYFGWIVSGRNTFWKICVDQSMLMLKQDIIKKDWNCIYIECCCPGEISPEGDR; via the exons ATGCGGTCCATACAGCTGGGATTCCCAGTATCTCCCACATCTATAAACAACAACCttcttaatttcaatttcaagaaacaatctttttttcctCCTTCTACAAGGGTTTCTCATCATCAATACTCTCTCCCCACAACAG GACTATGCAGCAGAGCGAGTCAAGTGGTTGAATTGTTCCCTACTGTATCTCCAGGGATAGTTGTAAGGGAAGCAAGATTAGAAGATAGCTGGGAAGTGGCTGAGACTCACTGCAGTTCCTTCTTTCCTGATTATTCCTTCCCTCTACATTTTGTGCTAAGGGTTGACAGGCTGGTAGCAATGCTATCAGGATTCACTATACCAAATGGCTGCAGAAGAACTTGTCTGGTTGCTGTCATTGGTAGCACAGGTGATCAAACTTTCTATATTGGAAGTGAGGATTTCAAATTTGGAGGTTCTGATGGGAATTTCAGTCTTAATCGAGGCTATATTGCTGGGATATTGACCGTGGACACTGTTGCTGATTTTCTCCCAAGGAAAGGCCCACTCAGGCAGAGAAG CTACCAAAGAGAATTAACTACTGAAAAGTTGTTGTTCATCAATCTATATTTTGGATGGATCGTGTCTGGAAGAAATACTTTTTGGAAAATCTGTGTTGACCAGTCCATGTTGATGTTGAAACAAGATATAATAAAGAAG GACTGGAATTGCATATATATCGAATGTTGCTGTCCGGGAGAGATTTCGCCAGAAGGGGATAGGTAA